Proteins from one Naumovozyma castellii chromosome 3, complete genome genomic window:
- the AVL9 gene encoding Avl9p (ancestral locus Anc_8.305) codes for MSELLPTILGVCLVDFHHKRGPEVEYWYGLPDSCNTNELWPNLPFQALPDGSHSFEETFTYFTLLYNERRKCSPENQGGASNLPDDELSDYTTLFAISCSRQIDSDKLTHKSLDVTRSTVQKAVVVIARKPIFGQIKDKLSIVTNAFFLQHDFGDKSIIISLCENLKSIYNQVEPISSVDNGLYVGLCLRKILYDFKKDVLLIIKALLLERRVIFYGSDVELLCNLQFGLLSLIPNLISNLQDSGSPLLYNDLSQLKAADSFKSSDRQSVLRFLGLPLQIFEKGGMFSPYTPLQQVNDIKSEMTKFFIVGTSNSLLSEQRDELCDIFINVDEKSVDLIDKSLAPILQLTSHDKKWIESIVSLVTDTWNENDEETPKNSQYEGSEDFIRWQFEDYFTGLLSSVKIYDYIVKCKENAIIPQSIPEEWVDSKPIHLFNINWLQQWETTQNFKIFNTITDDRLFDLFPPKHPYNGVDTLKVLQQKLAATFQNLKRNNSIATEKDSVILLKATESLDDSNTTHSETSLATTPSIVSTSSSKERLQPNVWTSWKDYFNKKKIKGSANETENVQSLSTEELDTKESSPENPAKKVFENALLGLGFHLPNHRQEVTEIAEVKDNESTPDTAERDKESVVLVESASNDDKVDESIEQESDAEPTPDNNVGESVKQDNNTKSSNDDKVDEFIEQERDTEPTPDNNVGESIKQDSDTKSTNDEKVDESIEQESDTEPTHNDNVDESIKQDSDTKSINDEKVNKPIEQESATQFTEVISEQSTSIVKPTQELSLDDSEDL; via the coding sequence ATGAGTGAACTATTACCTACGATATTGGGAGTCTGTCTTGTGGATTTCCATCATAAGAGAGGTCCCGAAGTGGAATATTGGTACGGGCTGCCCGATAGTTGTAATACGAACGAACTATGGCCTAATTTACCCTTCCAAGCCTTACCTGATGGATCTCATTCGTTTGAGGAGACTTTCACTTATTTCACATTGCTTTATAATGAAAGGAGGAAATGTAGCCCCGAGAATCAAGGTGGTGCCTCTAATTTACccgatgatgaattgaGTGATTATACAACGTTATTTGCGATATCTTGTTCCAGGCAGATAGATAGTGATAAGTTAACACATAAGAGTTTAGATGTGACTAGATCAACCGTGCAAAAAGCAGTAGTGGTTATTGCTAGGAAACCTATATTTGGACAAATCAAAGATAAGCTAAGCATCGTCACTAATGCATTCTTCCTTCAACATGATTTTGGAGATAAAagcattattatttcacTTTGTGAAAATCTCAAATCTATTTATAATCAAGTGGAACCAATTTCTTCGGTAGATAATGGATTGTATGTCGGACTTTGCCTCCGTAAGATATTGTAtgatttcaagaaagatGTTTTGTTGATAATAAAGGCGTTACTGTTGGAGAGAAGAGTTATATTTTATGGTAGTGATGTGGAGCTGCTTTGTAATTTGCAGTTTGGATTGTTGAGTTTAATTCCTAATCTAATCTCAAACTTACAAGATTCTGGTAGTCCTCTACTATATAATGATTTGAGTCAATTGAAAGCGGCAGATTCATTTAAATCTAGTGATAGGCAGTCAGTCTTACGGTTTCTCGGGTTACCacttcaaatatttgagaaAGGTGGTATGTTTTCTCCATATACTCCTTTGCAACAGGTGAATGATATTAAATCTGAAATGacaaaatttttcattgttgGTACATCAAATTCACTTTTGTCGGAACAACGAGATGAATTGTGTgacattttcatcaatgtgGATGAGAAATCAGTAGATTTGATTGATAAAAGTTTAGCTCCCATATTACAGTTAACTTCACATGACAAGAAATGGATTGAATCCATTGTTTCATTGGTGACGGATACATggaatgaaaatgatgaggAGACACCTAAAAATTCACAGTACGAAGGTAGTGAGGATTTCATAAGATGGCAATTTGAAGACTACTTTACTGGTTTACTATCATCTGTGAAAATTTACGACTATATTGTAAAATGTAAGGAGAACGCTATCATACCACAATCGATTCCCGAAGAATGGGTGGATTCCAAGCCAATACACttattcaatattaatTGGCTACAGCAATGGGAAACTACTCAAAATTTTAAGATATTCAACACCATTACTGATGAtagattatttgatttatttcCACCAAAGCATCCATATAATGGGGTAGATACACTAAAGGTCCTTCAACAAAAACTAGCTGcaacatttcaaaatctgaaaagaaacaataGTATTGCCACAGAAAAAGATTCAGTGATACTTTTGAAAGCCACAGAATCGTTGGATGATAGCAATACGACCCATTCAGAAACGTCGCTAGCTACAACACCGTCTATCGTATCAACATCTTCAAGTAAAGAGCGATTACAACCGAACGTATGGACCTCCTGGAAAgattatttcaataaaaagAAGATTAAAGGGTCCGCTAACGAAACTGAGAATGTGCAATCTTTATCTACAGAGGAACTGGATACTAAGGAATCGTCGCCTGAAAATCCAGCTAAGAAAGTATTTGAGAATGCACTTTTAGGATTGGGTTTCCACCTCCCGAATCATAGACAAGAGGTGACCGAAATAGCTGAAGTAAAAGATAATGAATCTACACCAGACACAGCAGAAAGGGACAAGGAATCAGTAGTACTGGTTGAATCTGCTtctaatgatgataaagtGGACGAATCTATTGAGCAGGAGAGTGATGCTGAGCCTACTCCTGACAATAACGTTGGTGAATCTGTTAAGCAGGACAATAACACTAAATCTtctaatgatgataaagtGGACGAATTTATTGAGCAGGAGAGAGATACTGAGCCTACTCCTGACAATAACGTTGGTGAATCTATTAAGCAGGACAGTGACACTAAATCTACTAATGATGAGAAAGTGGACGAATCTATTGAGCAGGAGAGTGATACTGAGCCTACTCATAATGATAACGTTGATGAATCTATTAAGCAGGACAGTGACACTAAATCTATTAATGATGAGAAAGTAAACAAGCCTATTGAGCAGGAGAGTGCTACTCAATTCACTGAAGTTATATCAGAGCAATCGACGTCAATTGTTAAACCAACACAGGAGTTAAGTCTTGACGATAGTGAAGATCTATAA
- the HOG1 gene encoding mitogen-activated protein kinase HOG1: MATHEEFIRTQIFGTVFEITNRYTDLNPVGMGAFGLVCSATDTLTSQPVAIKKIMKPFSTAVLAKRTYRELKLLKHLRHENLICLQDIFLSPLEDIYFVTELQGTDLHRLLQTRPLEKQFVQYFLYQILRGLKYVHSVGVIHRDLKPSNILINENCDLKICDFGLARIQDPQMTGYVSTRYYRAPEIMLTWQKYDVEVDIWSAGCIFAEMIEGKPLFPGKDHVHQFSIITDLLGSPPEDVINTICSENTLKFVTSLPHRDPIPFSERFKTVEPDAVDLLGKMLVFDPKKRVTAAEALAHPYLAPYHDPTDEPVADCKFDWHFNDADLPVDTWRVMMYSEILDFHKIGGGDGQIDTSATFDDQVAAATAAAAQAQAHAQAQAQAQAKNGSTSQNGDSNNNTNNNNNSGNGTENNDAISRFADQAVHYANEFQQ; encoded by the coding sequence atGGCTACTCACGAGGAATTCATAAGAACTCAAATATTCGGAACAGTGTTCGAGATAACAAACAGATACACCGATTTAAATCCTGTCGGTATGGGGGCCTTCGGGTTGGTTTGTTCCGCTACTGACACATTAACAAGTCAACCAGTCGCcatcaaaaaaattatgaAACCATTCTCCACCGCTGTCTTAGCAAAGAGAACTTATAGAGAATTAAAACTTTTGAAACATCTAAGACatgaaaatttaatctGTTTGCAAGATATCTTCTTGTCCCCCTTGGAAGATATTTATTTCGTGACGGAATTACAAGGTACTGATTTACACAGATTGTTACAAACAAGGCCTCTGGAAAAGCAATTCGTTCAATACTTCCTTTATCAAATCCTAAGAGGTTTGAAATATGTTCATTCCGTAGGTGTCATACATAGAGATTTAAAACCAAGCAATATCCtgattaatgaaaattgtgatttgaaaatttgtGATTTTGGTCTTGCAAGAATTCAAGATCCTCAAATGACAGGTTATGTTTCCACACGTTATTACAGAGCTCCGGAAATTATGTTGACTTGGCAAAAATATGACGTGGAAGTTGATATATGGTCCGCTGGTTGTATATTCGCTGAAATGATAGAGGGGAAACCTTTATTCCCAGGAAAGGATCACGTTCATCAATTTTCTATCATTACCGATTTGTTAGGTTCACCACCAGAAGATGTCATTAATACAATTTGTTCAGAAAATACTTTGAAATTCGTCACTTCATTACCTCATAGAGATCCAATCCCATTCTCGGAAAGATTTAAAACGGTGGAACCTGATGCTGTGGATTTATTGGGTAAGATGCTTGTCTTTGATCCAAAGAAAAGAGTTACCGCAGCAGAAGCATTGGCCCATCCATATTTGGCTCCATATCATGATCCAACAGATGAACCCGTCGCTGATTGTAAATTTGACTGGCATTTCAATGATGCTGACCTACCAGTGGATACATGGAGAGTAATGATGTATTCGGAAATCTTAGATTTCCATAAGATTGGTGGCGGAGATGGTCAAATTGATACTTCTGCCACATTTGATGATCAAGTTGCTGCCGCCactgctgctgctgctcAGGCACAGGCCCATGCACAAGCTCAGGCTCAAGCACAAGCCAAGAATGGTTCCACCTCACAAAATGGCGATAGCAATAATAAcaccaacaataataataacagtGGCAATGGCactgaaaataatgatgcaATTTCAAGATTCGCTGATCAAGCAGTTCATTATGCCAATGAGTTTCAACAATAA
- the CCW12 gene encoding Ccw12p (ancestral locus Anc_8.301), translating to MQFSTVATIATVAAVASAAANVTTATTHKDVTTLVTITDCENHVCKETVSPALVSTATVTVNNEVTEYTTYCPLSTTAAPAKNVTSSAAAPAKNTTTTATKTNTISSHFSGAAGKALPAAGALMAGVAALLL from the coding sequence ATGCAATTCTCTACTGTCGCTACCATTGCCACTGTCGCCGCTGTCGCCTCCGCCGCCGCTAACGTCACCACCGCTACCACCCACAAGGATGTTACCACTTTAGTCACTATCACTGACTGTGAAAACCACGTCTGTAAGGAAACTGTTTCCCCAGCTTTGGTCTCCACTGCCACTGTCACCGTTAACAACGAAGTCACTGAATACACTACTTACTGTCCTTTGTCTACCACTGCTGCTCCAGCCAAGAACGTTACTTCTTCCGCTGCCGCTCCAGCTAAGAACACCACCACTACTGCTACCAAGACTAACACCATCTCTTCTCACTTCTCTGGTGCTGCCGGTAAGGCTCTACCAGCTGCTGGTGCTTTGATGGCCGGTGTTGCTGCTCTATTGTTGTAA